The genomic window AAAATAAAACTTCACATTGGACATCTACATTTTCCATTTTGTAATGTGTCCGTTAAATTACAGTCGAAATTCACGGATGCTCAACTTATTACTTGCGTTAAAAATTTGTTTGCTTTTTCTTGTatgctttttctttttgaatatgGTGGTAAATTTCGGTAAATTTTGACTTTTGAGACAGTGAACTTTCACATTGACATGATCTGAAATCAAACTTCGTCTGATTTTTCCAGaactatacaaaaaaaaaaaaaaggatcgaAAAGAGAGGATCTAATTAATGTTTCCAAATTTCCAAGTTTCCAACTACTCCATCACACCAATATTGAATTTTCACCCATTTAAAATCAATGAAACAATTTAATAAACCATGACCGACTGCATaagggaaaaaaaacaaaaaatctaaacAAAAATAGAAGGAAAACTTTAAAATAAAGTCAGCCTAACCCCTAAATAAAGAAATGGTTTAGTTTAAAGACCCCATCAGTTTCTCAGTCAGCAGTATAGTCAGTCAGTCAGAGTCATCAAGGTTAGCATAACCTCCACGGCTCTACAATTCATCGCCATCTGTTTGTTTTCTCCCTTTTTACTTTCTATCAACCTTTCAAGTCTCACCTATTTTTAAAGTGGGTGAAAATAGTCACCAGATATCTAATTTTTGGGTGCGGCTGCCTCTGGCTCAAGTGACAGAACTCCTACGCCAACGTGCTCGATTAGGACCTGCAACTTTGCATAGGCCAAGTTTGTGCAAAGCAAATATATTTCgagtaagaaagaaagaaaaaactacattttgaaaaaatatctaattatattattttatattaaattccaaaactacaaaaatacATAATCGTAGATTAGACTACTAAAATATCATGACACATAGAAACAAACTTACAACAGTAGTTATCCTCACCCACGTTACATTTGCATCAAGCAAAACTTTTCTTCATGATCGATCATGATCATCATCTCATTTTTTTTGGCACACTTTTCCAAACAGTTAGATTTCATTGTTTGACTTTTATTTCTCTAGATAGAAACCGTTCATTTCATTTCTCATGTCTCCATTCATTCACTCCCATAATTGATTACCAAACTCACACACCTTAACCCAAACTTAAGGTTAACTTAACTTAACCCCTTTTAACCCTAGTCAACGCTTCCTTCCACCTCCCCATCAATTAAAAAGTAAATTCAAAAACCCCACACCCACCACCACCCCCCATCTTACAAAGTCAACTCTCTCTCTTTCTCACACCCTCCTCATCTCACTTTCTCTATCCTTTCTCTGTTCTTTCCTCCACCTCctcctctgtttttttttttcactctGTTTCTTCAATTTCCTCATCAAAATTCTCTTAATTGAGCAATGAATTCTTGAAACCAATTCACTATTAACAATCAATTATCAATTTAAAGCAATGGGGAATGGATTAAATAAGTTAACGATTTGTATATCAGGAGATATTCATCACCATCAGAGAAGGAATAAAGACTTGTGTTTATCGACTGAAGAACCGTTAGATGAAGGACTGGGTCATTCATTTTGTTATGTAAGACCAGAACAAGCATGTAGAATTTcatcaacagcaacagcaacaacaaagatACATTCAGAAACAGAATCGACTACAACAATGTTTAGATCAATATCAGGTGCATCAGTAAGTGCAAATACATCAACACCACTAACAACAGCTTTTGATCTTTATAATTCTTCGTATAATACTAGTATTGATAGAGCCTCAGCTTTTGAAAGTTCCACTTGTTTTGCATCTTTTCCATTACAACCAGTTGAAAGAGGTTCTTTCATGTCTGGTCCATTAGACAGAGCAGGTGGGTTCATGTCTGGTCCAATTGAAAGAGGGTTCATGTCTGGTCCTCTTGATCGTAATCTAATGTTTTCAGGCCCTTTAATTGATGATAATAATCATAAACCTGATTTCAAGAGAAGTTTTTCTCATGGTTTCTTAAAAAAGCCAAGATTTAAGAAAGATTCTTTGGTTAAATTTCTTAAAAGAGCGATGTCAAGAACCCGTAATAAATCGATTGTGACACCGGTTAAAGGCAAGACGGAATCAGATTGGGGTGGTTTTGCCGGATTAGACAagagtcatactgatcctaatcttACAATAAGCAGTAGTGTTAATTTGAGTAGTGAAATGAGTCTTGGTGGTGATGCAGATGATGATTCTTCAGGTTGCAGTCAGAATCTTCAATGGGCACAGGGAAAAGCCGGTGAAGATCGTGTTCATGTAGTTATTTCTGAAGAACATGGTTGGGTGTTTGTTGGAATTTATGATGGGTTTAATGGACCAGACGCGCCGGATTATTTGTTAACGCATTTGTATGCGAATGTTCATAAGGAATTGAAAGGATTGCTGTGGGATGATGCTGATAAATTCGAATCGTCTTCCAGTCATGGTGATCAAACAGCTATCCCAATTGAGTCTATTAGTTCGTCCGACAAGGAAATTCCGGTGGATACCGGTGTGTCTAGTAGTAATTGTGTGCAGAGTGTTGAGGAGCCGGAGTGTTATCCATTGGAGAGCAGTGATGATTGTCATTCAAAATCGAATTCGAAGAGGAGACGGGGGAGTAAGAATTTGAAGAGCCGGTTTAAAGGTGCAGCAAAGAAATGGGAAGAGAATCAAAGAAGGTGGAAAGGTGAATGGGATAGGGAAAGACTAGAACTTGATCAGAAATTGAAAGAACGGAGGAATTCGGGTACGTCAAGCGTCAATCAATctgatgtgttgaaggcattggGTGAAGCATTGAGGAAAACAGAAGAATCTTACTTGGAAATTGCAGATAAGATGGTAATGGAGAACCCTGAGTTGGCTTTAATGGGTTCTTGTGTTTTGGTTATGTTAATGAAAGGGGAAGATGTTTATGTTATGAATGTGGGTGATAGTCGGGCCGTTTTAGCTCAGAAAGCTGAACCTGATCTCTGGCTTGGTAAAGCTCATGAAGATTTGGAGAGGATTAAAGAGGAGACTTCATTTgatcttgagagattcaatgggGATCGATCCGAACGTTTACCGGATTTAAATGCACTTCAGCTTACACTGGATCATAGTACTAGCATAG from Papaver somniferum cultivar HN1 unplaced genomic scaffold, ASM357369v1 unplaced-scaffold_80, whole genome shotgun sequence includes these protein-coding regions:
- the LOC113345067 gene encoding probable protein phosphatase 2C 4, yielding MGNGLNKLTICISGDIHHHQRRNKDLCLSTEEPLDEGLGHSFCYVRPEQACRISSTATATTKIHSETESTTTMFRSISGASVSANTSTPLTTAFDLYNSSYNTSIDRASAFESSTCFASFPLQPVERGSFMSGPLDRAGGFMSGPIERGFMSGPLDRNLMFSGPLIDDNNHKPDFKRSFSHGFLKKPRFKKDSLVKFLKRAMSRTRNKSIVTPVKGKTESDWGGFAGLDKSHTDPNLTISSSVNLSSEMSLGGDADDDSSGCSQNLQWAQGKAGEDRVHVVISEEHGWVFVGIYDGFNGPDAPDYLLTHLYANVHKELKGLLWDDADKFESSSSHGDQTAIPIESISSSDKEIPVDTGVSSSNCVQSVEEPECYPLESSDDCHSKSNSKRRRGSKNLKSRFKGAAKKWEENQRRWKGEWDRERLELDQKLKERRNSGTSSVNQSDVLKALGEALRKTEESYLEIADKMVMENPELALMGSCVLVMLMKGEDVYVMNVGDSRAVLAQKAEPDLWLGKAHEDLERIKEETSFDLERFNGDRSERLPDLNALQLTLDHSTSIDEEVRRIKSEHPDDALAVSNDRVKGSLKVTRAFGAGFLKQPKWNNALLEMFRIDYVGTSPYITCFPFLHHHRLGPKDRFLILSSDGLYQYFTNEEAVSEVEVFIATSPEGDPAQHLIEEVLFRAAKKAGLDFHELLEIPQGDRRRYHDDVSIIVISLEGRIWRSCM